GGCTGTGCCCGCTGCCCCGTACTGGCTGCCCACAGGGCCCGATGATGTCTCCAGGAAACTGGCCTCAGGGAAGGCCGTTGAATGCTTGCGCTTTTCTGCCCCAGAGCTGTTCACGCCACATGGGTACAAGGGGACACTCTGCAGGAAGGGCACTGGTGTGCTGAACGGGCCTGTGAAAAGTTTGGGGCAAAAGTTGTCAAAGCTCCCAGCCCAAGCTACCCAGGTCTCCCTTCCCCAGGGGACCTTGCATCTCCATGGGACCAACATACGACATCTTGGTCAGCGCTTACTTCTCCATTAGGCGGTAGAAACTATTACTCTGTTATTAcagctgaagaaactgaggcttgggtaGTAAAGCCACTTGCCATGGTCCATGGCTAGAAGTGGCAAAATCAGTATACCAGTCATCTAGGTAGGTCACGTCGCCTCTCAGAGGGAAGGTTCTGGCATTTACCCCTCCCCAAAGGGCTCTCTCCCTTCAGTGGTGGACCCCACCCTCACCTTCTAGCATCTTCCGTAACTGCTTCTCCTTCTTTGCCACTTCGTTCAGGAAGAGCTTGGAGTTCAGGTGGCCGATCTTAGGGGGAGAAAGGCTGCTACCCGTGCAGGTCTGGGTCCTGGGGGCAGTGGACGGGGGCATCTGCTGTGAGGAGGTATCACCAGTGAGCCCGCCCTACCTCCCTCCATGGGCCTGGCCCTCCCTGCCGTCCTCCAGATACATTTCCTTGAGGGCGGGGGACCACCTGCTCACCTGTCCATTAGGATTTTCACAGACTTGGTGTTCTGGAGGGAGAGAAAATGGTCAGTCAGTGGAAAAGGCAAGACAAAAGCTGCTCCATTCTCTTCTCTGCAGGCAGAGTCAACCCTTGGGTGGGCAAACAGCTGAATTTATTGAGTCCTCTGTAAGTGCTTTCTATgtatccattattttatttacacaGCTACCTGGGCTACCTGGGGGGAGGGTGGGTCTATAGACCCTTAGACCTTTTATCTAAAGTTGCTAGGCCAGATGTGCTTTGGAATTTGGAATGTTCTAGATTTTAGAAGGGAACTATGTTACCTATACCATACATATCATCCCAGCAAGACACCACATTTCTGCAGCAAcatgtttataaattttcttaCCAACTGAGATACAAAAAGATCATGAACTGCCTGACATCAGTTCTGGTCAATTTTTGCTATTGAATGAGTTGCCATTTCTGTTTCTGTTAGCtttcagagttttaaaaagtttGGAATAATAAGCAGAGGATAACTATTATTAGCTCCATTTAATAGGTGAGGGAATAAGGCTCAGAAGGATTTGACTTGTCCAACATCACAACGTTAGGATGAGAAGGTGGGCAGATTCAAACCCGTGCAGGATGGCTCCAAAGTCAAGAGCATATGTGAGTGTGCTCTGGGGGACTGGTTGGGGAGCAGAGATTTGCAGAGTGGCCTCCGGCCCTGCGAGCCTACCTTCATGAAGCTGACATCTTCTGTTTTATCAAAGAGCAACTGCAGGGAGCCCAGCAGCTTCTTGGCCTCTTGCATGCGCTCCCCGAGGTGCAGCGCCTGCGCCGCGTTCTCACTGCAGAACTTGGCCTGGGCCTTGTCCAGGACCTCCACTGTTTGTCGCAGGTCCTCATCCAGCAGCTGGTGCAGCTTCTCATACTGCAGCCGCACTTCCTCCTTCAGCTGGCTCACTTTCTCCTTGGGTAGGGGATAAGAGAGGGTAAGCAGGTGAGCATTGGGACCTTGGGCTGCTGCTTCTACCCCGTCCCCTCCCAGATGCTGGAGTCTGGGACCCAGAGCCCACTGGCTCCGTGGGCAAGTTCCCCACTGGCAGCACTGGGTCTGTGCCAACCACCCCTACCAGTGAGGCTCATCCTCTGACAGTTCACTGAGTGACTGACAGAGGGCTCTGGCATAGAGCCACCCAACAGACCCTTCAGAAGGAAGTTGCCCGAAGCCCGgttacccccaccatctctccacaCCCCCCTCCAaactccccctccccccgccccactgCCCCCAGGCTCAGGCTCCACTACCTCCACCAGACGCTTGTCTGACTCGAGCTTGTATAGCTGGTCCTCGATGTCCTGCTCTCGCTCCTCCAGCCGGTCCTGCTGCTTCATCAGCATCTTCTGCAGGGACAGGTGGGGTAGGAGTGTCAGAAGGGAATATTCTCCAATCTTACCAAGGGTGGCCTCCTTCCCTCTACATGACAAGACTTATCCTGGAGGTCCTTCCACCTAGATGACC
The sequence above is a segment of the Castor canadensis chromosome 7, mCasCan1.hap1v2, whole genome shotgun sequence genome. Coding sequences within it:
- the Trim8 gene encoding E3 ubiquitin-protein ligase TRIM8 isoform X2, with product MLMKQQDRLEEREQDIEDQLYKLESDKRLVEEKVSQLKEEVRLQYEKLHQLLDEDLRQTVEVLDKAQAKFCSENAAQALHLGERMQEAKKLLGSLQLLFDKTEDVSFMKNTKSVKILMDRTQTCTGSSLSPPKIGHLNSKLFLNEVAKKEKQLRKMLEGPFSTPVPFLQSVPLYPCGVNSSGAEKRKHSTAFPEASFLETSSGPVGSQYGAAGTASGEGQSGQPLGPCSSTQHLVALPGGAQPVHSSPVFPPSQYPNGSAAQQPMLPQYGGRKILVCSVDNCYCSSVANHGGHQPYPRSGHFPWTVPSQEYSHPLPPTPSVPQSLPGLAVRDWLDASQQPGHQDFYRVYGQPSTKHYVTS